The following coding sequences lie in one Treponema socranskii subsp. buccale genomic window:
- a CDS encoding tripartite tricarboxylate transporter TctB family protein, with protein sequence MKKANIISAVIGMIVSAAAFGYTLTFKQFKNVPVGPEFFPRVLAIALFIFCVLLLLTNLKTSEANKKSAPTMSLKNRGMQKALAGLAIVVAYALLWEVLGFLIITPIAIFLMTLLLGKREYIKMIIIAVGATAIVFLAFKCLLGIQMPLGFMEELF encoded by the coding sequence GTGAAAAAAGCCAATATCATATCGGCGGTTATCGGCATGATCGTTTCGGCAGCCGCATTCGGATATACCCTTACTTTCAAACAGTTCAAAAACGTACCTGTAGGGCCGGAGTTTTTTCCGCGCGTACTTGCCATCGCACTTTTTATATTCTGTGTACTTTTATTATTAACAAATTTAAAAACGTCCGAAGCAAATAAAAAATCGGCTCCGACGATGAGTTTGAAAAACCGCGGTATGCAAAAAGCGCTCGCGGGACTCGCAATCGTCGTCGCATATGCGCTGCTGTGGGAAGTCCTCGGTTTTTTAATAATCACGCCGATTGCAATATTTTTAATGACGCTGCTGCTCGGAAAAAGGGAGTATATAAAGATGATCATCATTGCGGTCGGAGCGACGGCAATCGTCTTTCTCGCATTTAAATGTCTGCTGGGCATTCAGATGCCGCTCGGCTTTATGGAAGAGCTGTTTTAA
- a CDS encoding tripartite tricarboxylate transporter permease — MDFGLIASSFGQVFTPSTLLYTLIGATGGILIGAIPGLTATMGIALLIPFTYGLDFIPGVAMLLGIFCGGMYGGSIAAILIHTPGTPAAAATVLDGYPMGQKGEPGRALTIALFSSFSGGIIGALVMTFLSPLISKMALKFGPAEFFALAMFGLSVIISISGKSLIKGLITAAFGLLIGTVGMDKTCAYLRFFKLQGFYDGIPFIPALIGLFAISEVIANFEHLLQSKQESKTRVKTASASNPVLRYLKSVVGNILPEKRDIKTILPHIFKGSLIGTFIGAIPGAGGDIAAFVSYSEAKRSSKHPELFGHGAPEGIAAAESANNGCSGGAMIPMLSLGVPGDSNTAVLMGAFIMHGFQPGPMMFVEHLDIVYAVFGAILAANLAFLIVGMLGVNLFSKIISVEKYFLIPCILVLSLVGAYAINQSMFDVYFAIVMGVIGYLLQKYDFPLSPILLALILGPMSESNIRRYMQIVDGKFVTIFSRPICIVFFLLALVSLITAFYNQRKIARREAEKSE; from the coding sequence ATGGATTTCGGATTAATTGCGTCCAGTTTCGGACAAGTGTTTACGCCTTCCACGCTGCTCTATACGCTTATCGGAGCGACGGGCGGCATTCTCATCGGTGCCATTCCGGGCTTAACCGCGACGATGGGTATCGCGCTGCTCATCCCGTTTACCTACGGCCTCGATTTTATTCCGGGAGTTGCAATGCTGCTCGGTATATTTTGCGGCGGTATGTACGGAGGTTCCATAGCGGCGATCCTCATCCACACTCCGGGCACTCCCGCTGCGGCGGCGACGGTACTCGACGGATACCCGATGGGACAAAAGGGGGAACCCGGCCGCGCACTGACGATCGCTTTGTTTTCCTCTTTCAGCGGAGGAATCATCGGCGCCCTCGTCATGACTTTTTTATCGCCGCTCATTTCAAAGATGGCGTTGAAATTCGGGCCTGCGGAATTCTTTGCGCTTGCGATGTTCGGTTTGTCGGTCATCATTTCCATTTCCGGAAAATCGCTCATCAAAGGACTCATCACTGCAGCTTTCGGCCTTTTAATCGGAACAGTCGGCATGGATAAAACCTGTGCGTACTTGCGCTTTTTTAAGCTGCAGGGCTTTTACGACGGCATTCCGTTTATTCCGGCTCTCATCGGTTTATTCGCAATCAGCGAAGTCATAGCAAACTTCGAACATCTGCTGCAAAGCAAACAGGAAAGTAAAACGCGCGTAAAAACGGCATCCGCATCGAATCCCGTTTTGCGCTATTTAAAATCCGTTGTCGGAAATATTTTACCCGAAAAGCGCGACATAAAAACGATTTTACCGCACATCTTCAAAGGCAGTCTTATCGGCACTTTTATCGGCGCGATCCCCGGAGCGGGCGGCGATATCGCGGCGTTCGTTTCATACAGCGAAGCAAAACGCAGCAGCAAGCATCCCGAACTTTTCGGTCACGGCGCACCCGAAGGAATTGCCGCTGCCGAATCCGCAAACAACGGATGTTCCGGCGGCGCCATGATCCCGATGCTTTCGCTCGGCGTCCCCGGCGACTCGAACACGGCAGTGCTCATGGGCGCTTTTATCATGCACGGTTTCCAACCCGGCCCGATGATGTTCGTCGAGCACCTCGATATCGTATACGCGGTATTCGGCGCAATACTTGCGGCAAATCTCGCGTTCCTCATTGTGGGTATGCTCGGTGTCAATCTTTTTTCGAAAATCATTTCGGTTGAAAAATATTTTTTAATTCCGTGCATACTCGTGCTGTCGCTCGTAGGTGCATACGCAATCAACCAAAGCATGTTCGACGTATACTTTGCAATCGTTATGGGCGTTATCGGATACCTTTTGCAAAAATACGATTTCCCGCTTTCACCGATTTTGCTTGCGCTTATTTTAGGACCGATGAGCGAATCGAATATCAGGCGCTACATGCAGATTGTCGACGGAAAATTCGTCACGATTTTTTCCCGTCCCATCTGTATCGTATTTTTCCTGCTTGCGCTCGTTTCGCTTATTACCGCATTTTACAATCAACGAAAAATCGCACGAAGGGAAGCGGAAAAATCCGAATAA
- the efp gene encoding elongation factor P, translated as MVTTSEIKVGSAFMYENNPLMVQRMLGQKSGRGGMVTKLRVKNIVTGQTQDLGLDAGEKFDEVDLDEKTMKLSYIEGDTYVFMDQETYEQLEMTKEDLGDNAGYLSPDDDIDISITFYEGKPVGVKLPVNVTRTITYCEPGVKGNTSGKTFKPATLDTGIEVNVPLFCNEGERIVIDTRDGSFVERAKD; from the coding sequence ATGGTTACAACATCGGAAATCAAAGTCGGTTCTGCGTTTATGTATGAAAACAATCCGCTTATGGTACAACGTATGCTCGGCCAAAAATCGGGCCGCGGCGGTATGGTGACAAAGCTGCGCGTAAAAAATATCGTTACGGGACAGACGCAGGATCTCGGCCTCGACGCCGGAGAAAAATTCGATGAAGTCGATCTCGACGAAAAAACGATGAAGCTTTCCTACATCGAAGGCGATACGTACGTGTTTATGGATCAGGAAACTTATGAGCAGCTCGAAATGACAAAAGAAGATTTGGGCGACAATGCGGGTTATCTTTCCCCCGACGACGACATCGACATATCGATTACGTTTTACGAAGGAAAGCCGGTCGGCGTCAAACTTCCCGTCAACGTTACGCGCACGATCACGTACTGCGAGCCGGGCGTAAAAGGCAACACGAGCGGCAAAACGTTTAAGCCCGCGACGCTCGATACGGGCATCGAAGTGAACGTTCCGCTTTTTTGCAACGAAGGCGAACGCATCGTCATCGATACGCGCGACGGCTCTTTTGTCGAGCGCGCAAAAGACTGA
- the earP gene encoding elongation factor P maturation arginine rhamnosyltransferase EarP gives MTDKTRPLDIAILCKVVDNYGDVGFAYRLARALSALDDSVHIRFVIDDLASFALLAPGIDSHAAVQQYGNWTVFDWNAGDACTASFSKAMPKIVLQCFQCPYPEWLEALLFDKKNTAVVHVVNIDYLTAEDYAEEFHCLKSLTRSSRVQKVNFMPGFTSKTGGLILDRKPAYVPAKKNPDEFSVLIFGYVRDYAPVVRALCAFEAEKRKSDERFKLCACAAAGQAQDAFMKAYADSSAHFAAERLPFLVQNEWDDLLHAMDALFIRGEDSLSRACLSGIPFVWQAYPQEDDYQLVKVEALLHRIKDFFPRDDFAIVENAWTLYNVSGTVFCDTEKALFAFLEASCRIKKYFAAFASALIANGDFARRLLDYLRHFAL, from the coding sequence ATGACGGATAAAACGCGCCCGCTCGATATCGCGATTCTCTGCAAAGTCGTTGACAATTACGGCGATGTCGGATTTGCATACCGCCTCGCGCGCGCTCTTTCGGCGCTTGACGACAGCGTGCACATTCGATTCGTCATCGATGATCTTGCGTCTTTCGCTTTGCTTGCGCCCGGAATCGACTCTCATGCGGCGGTACAGCAGTACGGAAATTGGACGGTTTTCGATTGGAATGCCGGAGATGCGTGTACCGCTTCTTTTTCGAAAGCGATGCCGAAAATCGTTTTGCAGTGTTTTCAATGCCCTTATCCCGAATGGCTTGAAGCGCTTTTATTCGATAAAAAAAATACCGCCGTCGTTCACGTCGTCAATATCGACTACCTTACGGCGGAAGATTACGCCGAAGAATTTCACTGCCTCAAGTCGCTCACGCGCTCGTCGCGCGTACAAAAAGTCAATTTTATGCCGGGCTTTACTTCAAAGACGGGAGGACTTATCCTCGACCGGAAGCCCGCGTACGTGCCGGCAAAAAAAAATCCCGATGAATTTTCGGTTTTGATTTTCGGTTATGTCCGCGATTACGCTCCCGTCGTCCGCGCCCTTTGTGCATTTGAAGCGGAAAAGCGAAAGTCGGACGAGCGCTTTAAGCTTTGCGCCTGCGCCGCTGCGGGGCAGGCGCAGGATGCGTTTATGAAAGCGTACGCGGATTCGAGTGCGCATTTTGCTGCGGAACGGCTTCCGTTTTTAGTGCAAAACGAATGGGACGATCTGCTCCATGCTATGGACGCGCTTTTTATACGCGGGGAAGATTCGCTTTCGCGCGCGTGCCTTTCGGGCATTCCCTTTGTGTGGCAGGCATATCCGCAGGAAGACGATTATCAACTCGTAAAAGTCGAAGCGCTTTTGCATCGCATAAAAGATTTTTTTCCGCGTGACGATTTTGCGATCGTCGAAAATGCGTGGACGTTGTACAATGTTTCCGGCACGGTTTTTTGCGATACGGAAAAAGCGCTCTTCGCCTTTTTGGAAGCTTCCTGTCGGATAAAAAAATATTTTGCCGCATTCGCATCCGCGCTTATTGCAAACGGCGACTTTGCCCGCCGCCTGCTTGATTATTTGCGGCATTTTGCATTATAA
- a CDS encoding SGNH/GDSL hydrolase family protein has protein sequence MFTFSVMGDSISSFEGTSPENYAVAYPMPDSGVYRRDDMWWAYFERLTGNTMICNDSYSGSRVSETGSRPLWSAFVSDSRIARLKGDAVIVFGGTNDFGQRAEGAAPLAIFEAAYTLLIKKIRKALPHAVAYFCVPPVRLDWELTEKNDCDWTQLDLQHSVRSVVVAAHAADRNIRAIDLSEIAVEDMLADRLHPNKKGMEAIASCIARHI, from the coding sequence ATGTTTACCTTTTCGGTTATGGGAGATTCCATTTCTTCGTTCGAAGGAACGTCGCCCGAAAATTATGCGGTCGCGTACCCGATGCCCGATTCCGGCGTTTACCGCAGGGACGATATGTGGTGGGCGTATTTTGAACGGCTGACGGGAAACACGATGATCTGCAACGATTCGTACAGCGGAAGCCGCGTTTCGGAAACCGGCTCGCGACCTCTTTGGTCCGCCTTCGTTTCCGATTCGCGTATCGCGCGTTTGAAAGGAGACGCGGTGATCGTGTTCGGCGGTACGAACGATTTCGGTCAGCGCGCGGAAGGCGCTGCGCCGCTTGCGATATTCGAAGCTGCCTATACGCTCCTTATTAAAAAAATACGAAAAGCGCTGCCGCACGCCGTCGCATATTTTTGCGTGCCGCCCGTACGTTTGGATTGGGAGCTGACGGAAAAAAACGACTGCGACTGGACGCAGCTCGATCTGCAGCACAGCGTTCGTTCCGTCGTCGTAGCCGCACATGCTGCCGATCGGAATATCCGTGCGATCGATTTATCGGAAATCGCGGTAGAGGATATGCTCGCCGACCGGCTGCATCCGAATAAAAAAGGCATGGAAGCGATTGCATCCTGTATCGCCCGGCATATATGA
- the ychF gene encoding redox-regulated ATPase YchF, which produces MSLDCGIVGLPNVGKSTIFTALTAAPAAAENFPFCTIDPNVGIVDLPDERLAFLASVFQPKKITPTSVKIVDIAGLIKGAAQGEGLGNQFLANIRETACIAHVVRCFDDADIMHVRENANTVVPIDPKGDIETIDMELALADLDTIKKRQEKVTKASRALGKEEEKKYVHWTSAVAKIKPLLEAGKCARLALLTPEERAAVSDMFLLTMKPTFYVCNVSEDAIAAGTNDYVEAVKKIAAEENAETVVICGKFESDLAEIKDENDRKEFMEAAGLKESALANLARTAYKLMGLRTFFTAGSDDCHAWTIRAGDTAPKAAGVIHTDFEKGFIKAEAYSIDDLRTYGSEAKIKEAGKYRIEGKDYVVQDGDVLFIKFNTAGK; this is translated from the coding sequence ATGTCACTCGATTGCGGAATCGTCGGGCTGCCGAATGTCGGCAAGTCTACGATATTTACGGCGCTGACGGCAGCTCCCGCCGCTGCGGAAAATTTTCCGTTTTGTACGATCGATCCGAACGTCGGCATTGTCGATTTGCCGGACGAGCGCCTCGCTTTTCTCGCAAGCGTTTTTCAGCCGAAAAAGATTACGCCTACGTCGGTAAAGATCGTCGATATCGCAGGTCTTATTAAAGGCGCGGCTCAGGGCGAGGGTCTCGGCAATCAATTTTTGGCGAATATCCGGGAGACGGCGTGCATCGCACACGTCGTTCGCTGTTTTGACGATGCCGATATCATGCACGTCCGCGAAAATGCGAATACCGTCGTGCCGATTGACCCGAAAGGCGATATCGAAACGATCGATATGGAGCTCGCGCTTGCCGATTTGGATACGATAAAAAAGCGGCAGGAAAAAGTGACGAAGGCGAGCCGCGCGCTCGGAAAAGAGGAAGAAAAAAAATATGTGCATTGGACGAGCGCGGTTGCAAAGATCAAACCGCTGCTTGAAGCGGGAAAATGCGCGCGGCTCGCCCTTCTGACGCCGGAAGAAAGGGCGGCCGTGAGCGATATGTTTTTGCTTACGATGAAGCCGACGTTTTACGTCTGCAACGTTTCCGAAGATGCGATCGCTGCAGGTACGAACGACTATGTTGAAGCGGTAAAAAAAATCGCCGCCGAAGAAAACGCGGAAACCGTCGTCATCTGCGGAAAATTCGAATCCGATTTGGCGGAAATCAAAGACGAAAACGACCGCAAAGAATTTATGGAAGCCGCCGGCCTCAAAGAATCGGCGCTTGCAAATCTTGCGCGGACGGCGTACAAGCTCATGGGGCTGCGCACTTTTTTTACTGCGGGAAGCGACGACTGTCACGCATGGACGATCCGCGCAGGAGACACCGCTCCGAAAGCGGCGGGCGTCATACATACGGATTTTGAAAAAGGTTTTATCAAAGCCGAAGCCTATTCGATCGACGATTTGCGTACTTACGGCTCGGAAGCGAAGATCAAAGAAGCGGGAAAATATCGTATTGAGGGAAAAGATTACGTCGTGCAGGACGGCGACGTATTGTTTATTAAATTCAATACCGCAGGAAAATAA
- a CDS encoding ABC-F family ATP-binding cassette domain-containing protein, with the protein MAFVQFSKVSLAFGDRDILKNVSINLQSGTKAALTGANGEGKSTLIKVMAGLIPCDSGTRVVQKDARIGYLPQSGLTHAGRTLLEEADTAFQFGYDMQAEIDRIGDELSLHPENAGDLAERQASLIAALDESGWHRRRAQAEAVLSGLGFSREDFAKRTEAFSGGWQMRIALAKVLMQNPDILLLDEPTNYLDIEARTWLERFLQSFKGGFLLVSHDRYFLDVSVTEVYELFGGELKRYPGNFTHYEAVRKTELKTLIASYEQQQKEIRHLEEFIRRFGAKATKASQAQERQKQLDKIQRIEIPESMKKIRFVFPPAPHAGKVVLRINGVTKSYDGEHNVLDKLDVTIENGDRLVVAGHNGAGKSTLLRIIAGEDTAFSGELVFGSGVRTGYFSQDSSEEISGSESIIDYIESVAPLEMIPKVRDMLGAFLFRGDDVFKSLDVLSGGEKNRIALLKLLLEPVNFLVLDEPTNHLDMHSKDVLMQALKDFGGTVVFVSHDRGFIEGLSTRVLALESGRFRIFPGDYAYYLERIEAEKNGTVAGMPFASSADGKAQSVSRAAGSGMGEKLSGTNGALAGGQLSWEEAKKRKAEQRKLEREVERLETEIAALEAQKAECENELAKPEVYASGERSRVVQKRLADTEARLTLLGEEWEAAAESAERVKAQS; encoded by the coding sequence ATGGCTTTCGTTCAGTTTTCAAAAGTATCGCTCGCGTTCGGCGACCGCGACATATTAAAAAACGTTTCGATCAATCTGCAGTCGGGTACCAAAGCCGCTCTTACGGGCGCGAACGGGGAAGGAAAGTCGACGCTCATCAAAGTGATGGCCGGTCTCATTCCCTGCGACAGCGGAACGAGAGTCGTGCAAAAGGATGCGCGCATCGGCTACTTGCCGCAGTCGGGGCTTACGCACGCGGGACGCACGCTGCTTGAAGAAGCGGATACCGCGTTTCAATTCGGCTACGATATGCAGGCGGAAATCGATCGGATAGGCGATGAACTTTCGCTGCACCCGGAAAACGCAGGCGACCTTGCCGAGCGTCAAGCTTCTCTCATTGCCGCGCTCGACGAAAGCGGCTGGCACAGGAGGCGGGCGCAGGCGGAAGCGGTGCTTTCGGGGCTCGGTTTTTCGCGCGAAGATTTTGCCAAACGGACTGAAGCCTTTTCGGGCGGCTGGCAGATGCGCATTGCACTTGCAAAAGTGCTCATGCAAAATCCCGACATACTCCTCCTCGACGAGCCGACGAATTACCTCGACATAGAAGCGCGTACTTGGCTCGAGCGGTTTTTGCAGTCGTTCAAAGGCGGATTTTTGCTCGTCAGCCACGACCGCTATTTTCTCGACGTCAGCGTTACCGAAGTGTACGAACTTTTCGGCGGCGAACTCAAACGCTATCCGGGAAACTTTACGCACTACGAAGCGGTACGCAAAACCGAATTGAAAACGCTCATCGCCTCTTACGAACAGCAGCAAAAGGAAATCCGTCACCTCGAAGAATTTATCAGACGTTTCGGCGCAAAAGCGACAAAGGCATCTCAAGCGCAGGAGCGGCAAAAGCAGCTCGATAAAATACAGCGCATCGAGATTCCCGAATCGATGAAGAAAATACGCTTCGTTTTTCCTCCCGCTCCCCATGCGGGAAAGGTCGTGCTCCGCATAAACGGCGTAACGAAAAGTTATGACGGAGAACACAATGTGCTCGATAAGCTCGACGTGACGATCGAAAACGGGGATCGGCTCGTGGTTGCGGGGCACAACGGAGCGGGCAAATCGACGCTCCTCCGGATCATCGCGGGGGAAGATACTGCTTTTTCGGGCGAGCTCGTATTCGGGAGCGGCGTGCGCACGGGGTATTTTTCTCAGGACAGTTCGGAAGAAATCTCCGGCAGCGAAAGCATCATCGATTATATAGAAAGTGTCGCTCCGCTTGAAATGATTCCGAAAGTGCGCGACATGCTCGGTGCGTTTTTGTTTCGCGGAGACGACGTATTTAAAAGTTTGGACGTGCTCTCGGGCGGGGAGAAAAACCGCATCGCCCTCTTAAAGCTTTTGCTCGAGCCGGTCAATTTTCTCGTGCTCGACGAACCGACGAATCACCTCGATATGCATTCGAAAGACGTGCTCATGCAGGCGCTCAAAGATTTCGGCGGTACCGTCGTATTCGTGAGCCATGACCGCGGTTTTATCGAAGGGCTTTCGACGCGCGTGCTCGCTCTCGAATCGGGACGCTTTCGCATTTTTCCGGGCGATTATGCGTATTACCTTGAACGCATCGAAGCCGAAAAAAACGGAACGGTTGCAGGTATGCCTTTTGCATCTTCGGCCGACGGAAAGGCGCAATCCGTCTCTCGTGCTGCCGGATCGGGGATGGGCGAAAAGCTTTCAGGTACGAACGGTGCGCTCGCGGGAGGACAGCTTTCGTGGGAAGAAGCGAAAAAGCGAAAAGCCGAACAGCGCAAACTCGAACGCGAAGTCGAACGGCTCGAAACGGAAATCGCCGCGCTCGAAGCGCAAAAGGCCGAATGTGAAAACGAACTTGCCAAGCCCGAAGTGTATGCATCGGGAGAAAGATCACGCGTCGTGCAAAAGCGCCTCGCGGATACGGAAGCGCGTCTTACTTTACTCGGCGAAGAATGGGAGGCGGCCGCCGAAAGTGCGGAACGTGTAAAAGCGCAAAGCTGA
- a CDS encoding SH3 domain-containing protein has protein sequence MICLTKKYGLIALCSISFALASCSRFMGYGMLLWDIPERDLRDGDILPVYIRSNISHTYAVSAPKSKDRFDIPLWQITPPASRRETKKIKLRYAEFLHRYASVKLDGLPIRAEPVNTARQVYRLRKGEIIKILYKGEGQAVMTGSDALEGNWLRVLTSSGTQGWCFSYNLELFEMQKGGEAAAGEGSGDEEKDDAFEKLAGTIWYPDYYRSMIREKRIDPIRMNAAYCFTVDAENQKVSLNLPERYGSWEYGAAMKTADGEYTFTDTPVKVSVRDNYIAVTCADDAGRPRDYNFIALGDDIDIAALVAEEKERRGAEYARIAAAGPNFKSAAYGQLSLKRDGSFTWRGNRRLVPSLIAESAKGGGTVGIDYFIDASLSPQYDGVLSFSFEGMKAKVNFLYKIEANGIRLEDASEARFEGNTLVRRGASPLVIFFEKN, from the coding sequence ATGATTTGTTTGACGAAAAAATACGGATTGATTGCGCTCTGCTCGATTTCGTTTGCGCTCGCGTCCTGTTCACGCTTTATGGGATACGGCATGCTGCTGTGGGATATCCCCGAGAGAGATCTCCGAGACGGCGATATTCTCCCCGTGTATATCCGTTCAAATATTTCTCATACTTATGCCGTATCTGCGCCCAAATCGAAAGATCGTTTCGATATTCCGCTGTGGCAGATTACGCCGCCCGCTTCCCGCCGCGAAACGAAAAAGATAAAGCTCCGATATGCGGAATTCCTTCATCGCTATGCATCGGTAAAGCTCGACGGGCTTCCGATCAGAGCGGAACCGGTTAACACTGCGAGACAGGTGTACCGTCTCAGAAAAGGCGAAATTATTAAGATTTTGTATAAGGGAGAGGGGCAGGCGGTTATGACCGGATCCGATGCGCTTGAAGGAAATTGGCTGCGCGTTTTGACGTCGAGCGGTACACAGGGCTGGTGTTTTTCATATAACCTCGAACTCTTTGAAATGCAAAAGGGAGGAGAAGCTGCAGCGGGTGAGGGGAGCGGAGATGAAGAAAAAGACGACGCTTTTGAAAAGCTCGCCGGGACGATATGGTATCCCGATTATTACCGCTCGATGATACGCGAAAAGAGAATCGATCCGATTCGTATGAATGCAGCTTATTGCTTTACGGTCGATGCCGAAAATCAAAAAGTGTCGCTGAATCTTCCCGAACGTTACGGTTCGTGGGAATACGGAGCGGCGATGAAAACCGCCGACGGCGAATACACGTTTACCGATACACCCGTAAAGGTTTCCGTTAGGGACAATTATATCGCCGTTACCTGCGCCGACGATGCGGGCAGACCGCGCGATTATAATTTTATCGCACTCGGAGACGATATCGATATAGCAGCCCTCGTTGCCGAAGAAAAAGAGCGGCGCGGCGCCGAATATGCGCGCATCGCAGCGGCGGGACCGAATTTTAAAAGCGCCGCATACGGACAGCTTTCGCTTAAACGCGACGGCTCCTTTACGTGGCGGGGCAACCGAAGGCTCGTTCCGTCTCTCATCGCCGAAAGCGCGAAGGGCGGCGGTACGGTCGGAATCGATTATTTTATCGACGCGTCGCTTTCGCCGCAGTACGACGGTGTGCTTTCATTTTCCTTTGAAGGTATGAAAGCCAAAGTGAATTTTTTGTATAAAATCGAAGCGAACGGCATACGTCTTGAAGATGCGTCCGAAGCGCGCTTCGAAGGCAATACCCTCGTGCGGCGGGGAGCAAGTCCGCTCGTCATCTTTTTCGAAAAAAATTAG
- a CDS encoding NUDIX hydrolase — protein MNCNNNFNLCPMCGGKNIGFVDNKKWFCSDCAFTLYHNVAAAVCVIVADGEGNVLLEKRAKEPRKGFFALPGGFIDPDESADEAALRECREEAALEIRRVQYLCSFPNTYEYKRILYKTCDVFYRASLPRGIETIDALIKNLRAQKSEVESFTAVRISNDAELAAAPLAFENSRRALGVWLKRRRR, from the coding sequence ATGAACTGCAATAATAATTTTAATTTGTGCCCCATGTGCGGCGGAAAAAATATCGGCTTTGTCGATAACAAAAAATGGTTTTGCTCCGACTGCGCTTTTACGCTGTATCACAATGTCGCCGCCGCCGTGTGCGTCATCGTCGCCGACGGGGAAGGAAATGTGCTGCTTGAAAAAAGGGCAAAAGAGCCGCGCAAGGGATTTTTCGCGCTGCCCGGCGGTTTTATCGATCCGGACGAAAGCGCCGACGAAGCGGCTCTTCGCGAATGCAGGGAAGAAGCCGCTTTGGAAATACGGCGCGTGCAATACCTGTGCTCGTTTCCGAACACGTATGAGTATAAACGCATTTTGTATAAAACCTGCGACGTGTTTTACCGTGCATCCCTTCCGCGCGGCATCGAAACGATCGATGCGTTGATAAAAAATCTTCGTGCGCAAAAGAGCGAAGTCGAAAGCTTTACGGCGGTGCGGATTTCGAACGATGCCGAGCTTGCCGCCGCTCCGCTCGCATTTGAAAATTCGCGCCGCGCGCTCGGCGTCTGGCTCAAGCGGAGGCGGCGGTAA